One Pseudobutyrivibrio xylanivorans genomic window, ATATAAAAGAGAACTCAAATAAGTGAGCTCTCTTTTTATTATTTATTCCTATACTTCTTGGCCTTACTTTTAATCACTTTATTTTTTGTACCACGGTCATGTTCTCCTGGCGAAAGGAGTTCGACAATCTCAAAAGTCTTTTCTGCTTTGTTATATGTTAAATGAATTCGCCAGCCTTCAATTTTGTTTATATATGCTCTATATACGCCTTCAACACCAGTTACTTTATGAAGTTGAGATATTGGAAATTCCCTATGCTTATGACTATTCTCATCTTCTAATTCAGCTAAAACAGCAACCAAGTTTAACTTATTATCATCATTTAACTTATCATTAGATTCAAATATAACACCGTTCATATCTTTTAGCATTATTGTTTGTGCCACTATATATCATCCTCCTCACCATCGGAATCGTTTAACATCTTTTGATACAAGGATTCTTCTATTCCGCCTATTTTAGATATTAACTGGTCATGATTTCCAATGGCCATAACCGAAACTAATACCTGATCAAATATCACATCTTCATCTATAGTTACCAAAGCTCGAGTATCCCTATTTATTATTACAAAATAAAGGGAAATTGAATAAATTCCAAAGTGTCTATTACTTGCCTTGTGAACTTTGGGATGACGATGATTATTACAGTAATCACCAATTATGGTCTCAATTTTTCCCTTAATAGACACGCGTTCGCTCTTCTGCATCTTATTAATGGTTTTTTCTGCATCTTTTTTATAAGTATAAATAATATTCAAAATTATCTCCTGATTTCTAATTACTGGACTATACTATCGTCACTTGTCCATTTATAGGCAGTGGCAGTAAAAAAATCTATGTACTCTCTTAATTTTTCATTTTCCTTGAATAGTTCTTCCTTCTGCATATAAATATCAGCAACTCTCGCATTAAATAGTTCTAGAATGGCTTTAGGCGGTTTTATAATTTTCATTTCTTCTAATTCTGAAATACGTATGCCCTTAAATATACTACCACCTGCCACATTTTCTTACTTTGTATCCATAAGCTTTTATTTTTTCTATGTTATCTTTATTGTTTTTCCAATCATGTGAATTAAAATACCAACGTACCTTTTGTGGATTAATCCTAGTAGATATTTCTTCTATATAGCACATATCAACATCAGAAAAAGAAAAACCATAAGAGTATATTTTATTTATTTTAGTTAATGAATTGAAAAATTTCTGATTTCTTTTTATCGCGCCATAAGTATCTTTACGCATATAGTGAACAAGCGAATCAAATGCTTCATTTGCACCAAAGTAATCAGCGGGAACATGTATGGATTCTTCTTCTCCGTGACCAAATAGAATATACGATTGGTTATCCTTTGCAAATCCGTGAATATGGCAAATATTTTTAACTGGAATGTCATATAAATCTTCTAGGGTACTTGTATAATTAAAATTCAAAAATACTGCATCTTTAAATGAAGGCTTTCGAATCTTTTTTACATTAGAAAAATCTATTTTTGATAAATCTTCAAAAGCCCATTCTTCAAATAATTGTTTTAGTTGAATAAACCCATTTGTAATATCATTTGAAATATCTTCATTATTATATATGGCATCCCGTATGGCTTTGTCATCATCATTCCAATCAACATCATGAAAATACTGCTCATTTCGATCGAGAATACTACTTGCATATATAGTTCCCGCCGATGCTTCTAATTCAGACCAATCTGGCTTAGCACAATTATCCATAAGAGAAATGATAGAACCAACTAAAGCATCCATATCATACCCATTATCACCATCTGGCATCAAAGTGGACTCTATAAGACCATCATAATCGTAGTTATAGTCTGGATAATTATTAATAATATATCTGCGAAAATCAGTATATTTTGTTTTCAACTGATGACCATAACAATCAAACCCATTTCCAATAATAAATAAAGTTTTCATCAATTATTCTCAATAAACAAGTCTATCCTTCCAAAAGTATAGTTATAATCCATCACAATTTAATTCTAGATTTCTTTAATAAACTGATTCAAACGATTTGCATAGTTTGTAACTCGTTCATCTGATATCTCAGAATTATCAGTCCAAAGTTCACACTGAAGCATAACTGTTTGCACGGCATCATCCATACCTTCTGGCGGATATTTATGCTTTCGTAAGAGCTTCTTAATCATCATGCGCATCTTCGCTCTTGCTGAATCGCGCTTTTGCCAATCGATAGTTCTATTCTTTCTCAAGGCTTCAGTAAGTTCTTTAGTTATAGCAATTAGTTCTTCGTTTTCATAAAAGTCTTTTATTGCCTGTGGTTTCGTCAGTGCATCATAAAATGCAAGTTCATCCGCAGTAAGGCCTAACTTCTCTCCCTCTTTCTGGGCATTTTGAATCTGCTTAGCCAGCTGCAGTAACTCTTCAATAACCTGCTCATTTGTAAGCATGCCATTTAAATATCTATTCATAGCTTGCTGAATTATTTCACTGAATTTCTCAGATTTAACAACATTTGTACGCTTATACACTATAACTTGTTCAGAAATTAGCTTTCTAAGCAATTCAACGGCCACATTTTTTTCTTTCATCTTGGCAACTTCTTCTAGGAATTTAGGGTCAAACAACGAAAACTCCCCATTTACATCAGAAAAAAGATTTATTACTCCTGTGCTCTTAATACTCTGCTCAAGTAAAGCATTGATTCGAGCATTCATCTCCGGTAAAGAAATCTTTGGTCCTTCTCCCTTATTAATAAGACGCATAACCAGTACTCTTACAGATTCAAAGAAGGCTGCTTCAATTCTTAGTTCTTCTTCTACAATTGATGAACAAAGCGACAAAGCCTGGTGAAGCATAAGTGCCTCTTTCAAAAATGTTTCTCTATCGCTCTCTTTCTTAGGTGAAACAATATAATTGACCGCACCACTTATTGCTTTCGATCTCTCTAAATCTGTTCCCGTT contains:
- a CDS encoding bacteriophage abortive infection AbiH family protein, which gives rise to MKTLFIIGNGFDCYGHQLKTKYTDFRRYIINNYPDYNYDYDGLIESTLMPDGDNGYDMDALVGSIISLMDNCAKPDWSELEASAGTIYASSILDRNEQYFHDVDWNDDDKAIRDAIYNNEDISNDITNGFIQLKQLFEEWAFEDLSKIDFSNVKKIRKPSFKDAVFLNFNYTSTLEDLYDIPVKNICHIHGFAKDNQSYILFGHGEEESIHVPADYFGANEAFDSLVHYMRKDTYGAIKRNQKFFNSLTKINKIYSYGFSFSDVDMCYIEEISTRINPQKVRWYFNSHDWKNNKDNIEKIKAYGYKVRKCGRW